The Hevea brasiliensis isolate MT/VB/25A 57/8 unplaced genomic scaffold, ASM3005281v1 Scaf47, whole genome shotgun sequence genome has a segment encoding these proteins:
- the LOC110654490 gene encoding NADH-ubiquinone oxidoreductase chain 1, whose translation MAFVQRRKGPDVVGLFGLLQPLADGSKLILKEPISPSSANFSLFRMAPVATFMLSLVARAVVPFDYGMVLSDPNIGLLYLFAISSLGVYGIIIAGRSSN comes from the coding sequence ATGGCTTTTGTGCAACGTCGAAAGGGTCCTGATGTAGTGGGATTGTTCGGATTGTTACAACCTCTAGCAGATGGTTCGAAATTGATTCTAAAAGAACCTATTTCACCAAGTAGTGCTAATTTCTCCCTTTTTAGAATGGCTCCAGTGGCTACATTTATGTTAAGTCTGGTCGCTCGGGCCGTTGTACCTTTTGATTATGGTATGGTATTGTCAGATCCGAACATAGGGCTACTTTATTTGTTTGCCATATCTTCGCTAGGTGTTTATGGAATTATTATAGCAGGTCGGTCTAGTAATTAG